In Armatimonadota bacterium, the following proteins share a genomic window:
- the cheD gene encoding flagellar motor switch phosphatase FliY, which translates to MASLNFDHINTITAKQESLWGTVSVSLSEAINRQANLSSPLVTLLPLSELENTFAGKRVYGIATLQTTTAYTLIIALETASAATLADIAAGGDGSNPPGEIDEGTLQVLQQVLFVIATGLAQAIVNINGVECNVLQVEAHYDTLQSPIEWLTQDNLVRMDAVLHVDSNPIGALTVIGDERFGLWLAGEESKASSEQDETDSVTGSPFQTMDAVEASAQPFVPLAQAASQPLPTGIELILDVPLELTVELGRKRMFIKDVLELTIGSIVELDRVAGEPVDVLVNGRIMARGEVVVIEDNFGIRITEIINPQEQLVEISRRAVA; encoded by the coding sequence ATGGCATCATTGAACTTTGACCATATTAATACCATCACTGCCAAACAGGAAAGCCTGTGGGGCACCGTATCGGTCTCCCTGTCGGAGGCTATCAACCGGCAAGCGAATCTTTCGTCTCCCCTTGTGACCCTGCTGCCCCTTTCTGAGCTGGAGAACACCTTCGCCGGCAAGCGCGTTTACGGAATAGCCACCCTTCAAACCACAACCGCCTACACCCTGATTATCGCGCTGGAGACTGCCTCGGCGGCGACGCTGGCGGATATCGCCGCAGGAGGCGACGGTTCTAATCCGCCTGGGGAGATTGACGAAGGTACATTGCAGGTGCTGCAACAGGTGCTGTTCGTTATCGCAACCGGACTGGCACAGGCGATAGTCAACATCAACGGTGTGGAGTGCAACGTACTGCAGGTCGAGGCTCATTACGATACTCTTCAATCCCCTATAGAATGGCTTACTCAGGACAACCTCGTGCGCATGGATGCGGTATTGCATGTGGACAGCAATCCTATCGGTGCATTGACGGTGATAGGCGACGAGCGGTTCGGCTTGTGGCTGGCAGGAGAAGAGTCGAAGGCTTCGTCTGAGCAGGATGAAACCGATTCCGTTACAGGAAGTCCTTTCCAGACGATGGATGCTGTAGAGGCTTCCGCTCAGCCGTTTGTTCCGCTGGCGCAGGCGGCTTCGCAACCTCTGCCCACGGGCATCGAGCTGATACTGGACGTTCCCCTAGAGCTTACCGTCGAACTGGGGCGGAAGCGGATGTTTATCAAGGACGTACTGGAACTGACCATCGGCTCGATTGTGGAGCTGGATCGTGTGGCAGGCGAGCCGGTGGATGTGCTGGTGAACGGACGCATCATGGCACGCGGGGAGGTGGTGGTTATCGAGGATAACTTCGGTATCCGCATCACGGAGATTATCAATCCGCAGGAGCAGTTGGTGGAGATTAGCCGGAGAGCGGTAGCATGA
- the fliM gene encoding flagellar motor switch protein FliM: MVEILSQEEIEALLASLSGSEEIAQPAAVGAAGPATPASGTAKADRRTPIAYEVYDFRRPDKFSKDQLRTMQMLHETFARLFSSTLSAYLRAPVHIDLISVEQIPYDEYIRAITSSLINIFSMQPLSGQALLEIEFDIVISMIDRLLGGPGTVVKRPQPALTDIERPLVENVVDRALGALRTAWEGIVSFTPIREGMETSAQFVQIVPPNDIVVSILFEIRVGETHGAMSLCIPYLLLKPILSKLSAQRWFSGSKRAPSQHAVIIAQQIQHTRVPLVAVLGSTRLTLRQILDLKEGDVILLTRRTSEPIDIMVGNRVKFRARPGLRGKQVVVQIESIVANKPLTKPNPSPSST; the protein is encoded by the coding sequence ATGGTGGAGATATTATCGCAGGAAGAGATAGAGGCGTTACTGGCTTCCCTAAGCGGTTCGGAGGAGATAGCGCAACCCGCTGCAGTGGGCGCGGCTGGTCCCGCAACTCCGGCGAGCGGCACGGCAAAAGCCGACCGACGCACGCCTATCGCCTATGAGGTGTACGACTTCCGTCGCCCTGATAAGTTCTCTAAAGACCAGCTGCGCACCATGCAGATGCTGCACGAGACCTTCGCACGGCTGTTCTCCTCCACTCTCTCCGCCTACCTGCGCGCACCGGTGCACATAGACCTCATCTCGGTAGAGCAGATCCCCTACGACGAATATATCCGCGCTATCACCAGCAGCCTGATCAACATCTTCAGTATGCAGCCGCTGTCCGGACAGGCGCTGTTGGAGATAGAGTTCGATATAGTGATCAGCATGATAGACCGTCTGCTGGGCGGTCCGGGCACAGTAGTCAAACGTCCCCAACCTGCGTTGACCGATATCGAGCGACCGCTGGTGGAGAACGTGGTGGACCGCGCTCTGGGCGCGCTACGCACGGCATGGGAAGGTATCGTCAGCTTCACCCCCATCCGCGAGGGCATGGAGACCAGCGCGCAGTTCGTGCAGATTGTGCCGCCAAACGATATCGTGGTCTCCATTCTGTTTGAAATCCGTGTGGGTGAAACGCATGGAGCAATGAGCCTGTGTATCCCTTACCTGTTGCTCAAGCCTATCCTGTCCAAGCTCAGCGCGCAACGCTGGTTCTCCGGTAGCAAACGTGCGCCTTCGCAGCACGCCGTGATCATCGCCCAACAGATTCAGCACACTCGGGTGCCGCTCGTAGCGGTGCTTGGCAGCACCCGCCTGACGTTGCGCCAGATACTGGACCTGAAGGAAGGTGACGTCATCCTGTTGACCCGTCGCACCAGTGAGCCCATTGATATTATGGTGGGTAACAGGGTGAAATTCCGGGCACGACCCGGGCTGCGTGGCAAGCAGGTGGTCGTGCAGATAGAGAGTATTGTCGCCAACAAACCGCTTACGAAGCCGAATCCATCGCCATCATCTACGTGA
- a CDS encoding chemotaxis protein MotB: MTRARRSTRRHENIDRWLITYADMITLLVALFIMLYSMSAVNQEKFGALAQSMRREFQALPEHNGGKILSTGQLVDPLEQQASQLQQFLQQSGLQAQVRVRHEERGLVISLLSDGTLFDLGSADLKPSARQVLDRVAQLLRAVPNPVLIEGHTDNLPIRTPQYPSNWELSAARAARVLRYLVQKGGIPSHRLIAVGYADTRPLVPNNSPVNRAQNRRVDIAILKTSQNALRFGSR, from the coding sequence ATGACCAGAGCACGCAGGAGCACGAGGCGGCATGAAAACATAGACCGCTGGCTTATCACCTACGCCGATATGATTACCCTGCTTGTGGCGTTGTTTATCATGCTCTACTCGATGTCGGCGGTCAATCAGGAGAAGTTCGGCGCGCTGGCTCAATCCATGCGGCGTGAGTTTCAGGCTTTACCCGAACACAACGGAGGCAAAATCCTCAGCACCGGGCAGCTTGTAGACCCTCTGGAACAGCAGGCGTCGCAACTGCAGCAGTTCCTGCAGCAGAGCGGGCTGCAGGCACAGGTGCGTGTCCGGCATGAAGAGCGAGGGCTGGTCATCTCACTGCTCAGCGACGGTACCCTGTTCGACCTCGGCAGCGCGGATCTGAAGCCCTCCGCCCGACAGGTGCTGGATCGGGTAGCTCAGCTGCTTCGCGCCGTGCCGAATCCCGTGCTTATCGAAGGGCACACCGATAATCTGCCTATCCGCACTCCCCAGTATCCGTCCAACTGGGAGCTTTCGGCGGCGCGTGCGGCACGGGTACTACGCTATCTGGTGCAAAAAGGCGGTATCCCATCTCACCGCCTCATTGCCGTTGGTTACGCAGACACACGCCCTCTGGTGCCGAACAACTCGCCAGTCAACCGCGCGCAGAACCGGCGGGTGGATATCGCCATCCTCAAAACCTCGCAGAACGCTCTAAGATTCGGCTCACGCTAA
- a CDS encoding motility protein A: MLTGYTRHKPSGSRTDAATVGGLFIGIGCLLIALWLEGGHLQQLVNVPAAIVVLGGTFGATLIGISIQQLRDLPRILRQALVSPSIDIPQIIRWLVALSDKARREGLLALESDANATSDEFLKRALQLAIDGTDPELVRDILQLEITFLEERHRQGEQIFTSMGGYAPTMGVLGTVMGLIHMMSRIENPSQMGPAIATAFVATLYGVSFANLLFLPIASKLRARHAEEVLLREVIVEGILAIQSGENPRIVEQRLRAFLSQRQKRALPALRWRTHDDQSTQEHEAA, translated from the coding sequence ATGCTTACCGGTTACACCAGGCATAAACCTTCCGGCAGCCGAACAGACGCTGCTACCGTTGGCGGACTGTTTATCGGCATTGGTTGCTTGCTCATCGCTCTTTGGCTGGAAGGAGGGCATCTGCAACAGCTGGTGAACGTGCCTGCGGCGATAGTCGTTCTCGGCGGTACCTTCGGTGCCACCCTGATCGGTATCAGCATACAGCAGTTGCGCGACCTGCCACGAATCCTACGTCAGGCTCTGGTCAGCCCGTCCATAGATATCCCGCAGATTATCCGCTGGCTGGTAGCGCTATCGGACAAGGCACGTCGCGAAGGGCTGCTTGCGCTGGAATCCGATGCCAACGCCACATCCGACGAGTTTCTCAAACGTGCCCTGCAGCTGGCAATAGATGGCACCGACCCCGAACTGGTGCGTGACATCCTGCAGCTGGAGATTACCTTTCTGGAAGAGCGGCACCGCCAGGGCGAGCAGATCTTCACCAGCATGGGTGGGTATGCCCCCACTATGGGTGTTCTGGGCACTGTCATGGGGCTGATACACATGATGTCGCGTATCGAGAACCCCAGTCAGATGGGTCCTGCTATCGCCACCGCTTTCGTGGCGACCCTGTACGGTGTGAGCTTCGCGAATCTGCTCTTCCTGCCCATCGCCAGCAAGCTGCGCGCTCGCCATGCGGAAGAGGTGCTCCTGCGCGAGGTCATCGTGGAGGGCATTCTGGCAATTCAATCGGGAGAAAACCCGCGTATTGTGGAACAACGTTTACGGGCGTTTCTCTCGCAGCGACAGAAGCGTGCCCTACCCGCGTTAAGGTGGCGCACACACGATGACCAGAGCACGCAGGAGCACGAGGCGGCATGA
- a CDS encoding flagellar protein FlbD yields MIKVTRLDHSELVVNAELIETIEATPDTVITLTSGKKLVVSEDVEEIVRRVLEYRRHAYRLHQA; encoded by the coding sequence ATGATTAAAGTGACAAGGCTCGACCACTCCGAACTGGTGGTCAACGCCGAGCTGATAGAGACCATAGAAGCCACGCCGGACACCGTTATCACGCTGACCAGCGGCAAGAAGCTGGTGGTGAGTGAAGATGTGGAGGAAATCGTCCGTCGTGTGCTAGAGTATCGACGCCATGCTTACCGGTTACACCAGGCATAA
- the flgE gene encoding flagellar hook protein FlgE, with protein MLQAMFSSISSIKAHQVRMGVVGNNIANINTTGFKSGRVNFQEMLSQTLRGATRPVEGGMGGTNPMQIGLGTQVGSIDTILEQGSLQATNRVTDMAIQGNGFFVVSNNRRVAFTRDGNFDIDANGTLVHKATGEKLVGWMPKADGTIDVTEPLGPHSFITIPVGKTVAGQATTSALFKGNLELSGTSWTTSVMVYDAVGASHELRLRFSRPTADPPNTPWQLQYSLDGGTSWTLVGNVEFDTSGRIINGANQTITFTPPGTGAPDVSINLDLSRITQLATYSTVEPISQNGYPPGTLEQLTISPDGVINGVFSNGLNLPIARVALAVFNNPAGLERTGNNLFRESANSGVANIGTAQTGGRGTISAGYLEMSNADIGNEFTNLIITQRGFQANTRIVSTVDELLQDVLQMKR; from the coding sequence ATGCTTCAGGCGATGTTCTCGAGTATCTCAAGCATCAAGGCACATCAGGTGCGCATGGGCGTGGTCGGCAACAATATCGCCAACATCAACACCACCGGATTCAAATCCGGGCGGGTCAATTTTCAGGAGATGCTGTCCCAAACACTGCGCGGTGCCACCAGACCGGTGGAAGGTGGCATGGGCGGTACCAACCCGATGCAGATAGGTCTGGGCACACAGGTAGGTAGCATCGACACCATTCTGGAACAGGGAAGCCTGCAAGCCACCAACCGCGTCACCGATATGGCTATACAGGGTAACGGTTTCTTCGTGGTGAGCAACAACAGGCGCGTCGCCTTTACACGCGATGGGAACTTCGACATCGATGCCAACGGCACGCTGGTACACAAGGCGACTGGCGAGAAATTAGTCGGATGGATGCCAAAAGCCGACGGCACCATCGATGTTACGGAGCCGCTGGGTCCCCATTCGTTCATCACTATACCCGTCGGTAAGACCGTTGCCGGACAAGCAACTACCAGTGCTCTGTTCAAGGGCAATCTGGAGCTAAGCGGCACCAGTTGGACTACCAGCGTGATGGTGTATGATGCGGTAGGCGCGTCGCACGAACTGAGACTGCGATTTTCTCGCCCAACCGCCGACCCGCCAAACACCCCATGGCAGCTGCAGTACTCTCTGGACGGAGGCACCTCGTGGACACTGGTTGGCAACGTGGAATTCGACACCAGCGGGCGCATCATCAACGGAGCCAATCAGACAATCACTTTTACACCGCCGGGAACGGGCGCGCCCGATGTGAGCATAAACCTGGACCTGTCCCGCATCACCCAGCTGGCTACCTACTCCACCGTAGAACCCATTTCGCAGAACGGCTATCCGCCGGGCACGCTGGAACAGCTCACCATCTCGCCCGATGGTGTGATTAACGGGGTATTCAGCAACGGATTGAACTTGCCCATTGCGCGAGTGGCACTGGCGGTGTTCAACAACCCAGCTGGCTTGGAACGCACAGGCAACAACCTTTTCCGCGAATCCGCCAACTCGGGCGTAGCGAACATCGGTACAGCGCAAACCGGTGGTCGAGGAACTATCAGCGCGGGCTATCTGGAGATGTCCAACGCCGACATCGGTAACGAGTTTACCAACCTGATTATCACCCAGCGTGGGTTTCAGGCAAACACCCGTATCGTCAGTACAGTGGATGAGCTGCTGCAAGACGTGCTGCAGATGAAACGGTAA
- a CDS encoding glycosyl transferase family 2, producing the protein MEEMVFYDPYRRRKRWLTRVGGLLTLVLVVLTTVFVLSLLLVPVLPRLGGEASGTRHAMYTAAVRLPSRQSRLRRHLLLRTREALFRQIVQDERRFQAVKPPALHVPRIIAAFYTTWQETGLHSLRANADRITHLLPEWLHLSRDGGGLDMYDWDPTIVPHNRDVLRIARQHGIEVMPVLNNAEEGRFDPRRVHHLLTSSFAQQSLALQIRDWLLQNGFQGVNIDFENLYPEDYVRLAQWLRLLHDTLHPVGLRVSVDIEAGGNPAHWKNIAASSDFVVLMAYDEHYAGGAPGPVASIEWTQRIIKQALRFIPVEKLVLGIGNYAYDWRSSASTAETLTFQEAILRARDNRSDEPPQQVIDFDPQALNPTFTYTDDDGVFHEVWLLDAVTAANQWLLGNRLGLRGAALWVLGSEDPSIWDVLHKDHIAPSPDWQALKHITYPYDIEFSGQGEILSVATMPQSGERTVDIDTRSGLCIDEEYVRFPSTFVLQRSGYHPKWLVLTFDDGPSEPYTGQILDELKRFGVRATFFVIGENAEHHPDLVRRIWEEGHEIGSHTFTHPNMGAVSIRRARLELNATQRAIQSITGRSTLLFRPPYNADAEPTSAEEVRPIIIASQMGYLTVGEFIDPQDWNLQPRGSGHVIYKRTAEDIAQQIIQQVQTGAGNIILLHDGGGDRSQTVKALSIIIPELQRRGYRFVTVSDLLGTSRESVMPPLSPKDIVLIGVDKVVFEVNYWTDVFLRLAFLLAIALAIVRVGTVIPLALLGALRERRQQAMPNYRPSVSVLIAAYNEQKVIGRTIQAVLNSGYSPLEVIVVDDGSTDGTAQEVQRSFASHPQVRLICQPNQGKAAALNNAIQHATGEILIALDADTIFLPSTIPNLVRRFADPRVGAVAGNVKVGNRINVLTRWQAIEYITSQNLDRRAYALLNAVTVVPGAVGAWRREAVLQAGGYERDTMAEDMDLTWRLRRAGWRIETANDAVGLTEAPDNLRGLFRQRFRWAYGTLQCLWKHRDALGHYGWFGWVMLPSLWLFQVLFQVLSPLVDLQVAWTLINVGEAWLTRGLLRQDWQPLPQAVAALSQIGFLYALFFAIELVASIVAFRLDRERMRLLWWLFWQRFVYRQLMYAVMVKSVLTALQGARAGWSKLERKGTVRMSDGVEESP; encoded by the coding sequence ATGGAGGAGATGGTATTCTACGACCCGTACCGCAGGCGCAAGCGGTGGCTCACGCGAGTGGGCGGTTTGTTGACGCTGGTTCTTGTTGTGCTGACCACGGTCTTTGTGCTGAGCCTGCTGCTTGTGCCTGTTTTGCCTCGGCTGGGAGGGGAGGCTTCCGGTACACGCCATGCGATGTATACCGCAGCGGTTCGTTTGCCGAGCCGCCAGAGCAGGCTGCGACGACACTTACTCTTACGTACTCGCGAAGCGCTCTTTCGGCAAATAGTTCAGGACGAGCGACGCTTTCAGGCGGTTAAACCGCCCGCGCTGCATGTGCCCCGAATAATCGCCGCCTTTTATACCACATGGCAGGAAACAGGACTGCACTCGTTGCGAGCCAATGCGGACCGGATAACGCACCTGCTGCCCGAGTGGTTGCACCTCAGTCGGGATGGTGGCGGCCTGGACATGTACGATTGGGACCCCACCATTGTGCCGCATAACCGCGATGTACTGCGGATAGCTCGCCAGCACGGTATAGAAGTGATGCCGGTGCTTAACAACGCGGAAGAGGGACGTTTTGACCCTCGGCGCGTGCACCATCTGCTAACCAGTTCATTCGCCCAGCAGTCTCTTGCCCTGCAAATCCGCGACTGGCTGCTGCAGAACGGCTTTCAGGGCGTGAATATAGACTTCGAAAACCTCTACCCTGAGGACTATGTACGTCTGGCACAATGGCTCAGGCTACTGCACGACACATTGCATCCCGTCGGGCTGCGCGTCAGCGTGGACATAGAAGCCGGAGGTAACCCGGCGCACTGGAAGAACATTGCCGCGTCTTCTGATTTCGTGGTGCTCATGGCGTATGATGAGCACTATGCAGGCGGCGCGCCTGGACCGGTAGCGTCGATTGAGTGGACGCAGCGTATCATAAAGCAGGCGTTGAGGTTTATACCGGTCGAGAAGCTGGTACTGGGTATCGGCAATTACGCTTACGACTGGCGCAGCTCCGCCAGCACAGCGGAGACACTGACCTTTCAAGAGGCCATTCTGAGAGCCCGGGATAATCGTTCGGACGAACCGCCTCAGCAGGTGATAGACTTTGATCCACAGGCGTTGAACCCAACTTTTACCTATACCGATGACGATGGAGTGTTTCATGAGGTCTGGCTGCTCGATGCGGTAACCGCTGCCAACCAGTGGCTGTTGGGCAATCGGTTGGGATTGCGTGGCGCGGCGCTGTGGGTGCTGGGCTCCGAGGACCCATCGATATGGGACGTTCTACACAAGGACCATATAGCACCGTCGCCGGATTGGCAGGCGTTGAAGCATATCACCTACCCGTACGATATCGAGTTCAGCGGGCAGGGCGAGATTCTATCGGTGGCGACAATGCCTCAAAGCGGTGAGCGCACTGTCGATATCGACACGAGGAGCGGTCTATGCATCGACGAGGAATATGTTCGTTTTCCCTCTACCTTCGTTCTGCAGCGAAGCGGCTATCATCCCAAATGGCTGGTACTGACCTTTGATGACGGACCCTCTGAGCCATATACGGGGCAAATTCTGGATGAGTTGAAGCGCTTTGGAGTGCGGGCAACCTTCTTTGTGATCGGCGAAAACGCAGAGCACCATCCCGACCTCGTGCGGCGTATATGGGAGGAAGGACACGAGATAGGCAGTCACACCTTCACGCACCCCAATATGGGGGCGGTGTCTATCCGAAGAGCAAGACTGGAGCTCAACGCCACGCAGCGCGCTATCCAGAGCATTACAGGACGGTCCACCCTGTTGTTTCGTCCACCATACAACGCCGACGCCGAACCTACCAGCGCGGAAGAGGTACGTCCCATCATCATCGCTTCGCAGATGGGCTACCTCACAGTGGGTGAATTCATCGACCCGCAGGACTGGAACCTTCAGCCTCGCGGCTCTGGGCATGTGATCTACAAGCGTACGGCAGAAGATATTGCCCAACAGATTATCCAGCAGGTGCAGACGGGAGCAGGCAATATCATTTTGCTGCACGATGGCGGAGGCGACCGCTCGCAAACGGTAAAGGCGTTGAGTATTATCATCCCTGAACTGCAACGACGGGGGTATCGGTTCGTCACAGTATCGGACCTGCTGGGCACCTCTCGTGAAAGTGTCATGCCGCCGCTATCGCCCAAGGATATAGTGCTGATAGGGGTGGACAAGGTCGTCTTTGAGGTGAACTACTGGACAGACGTCTTTCTGCGTCTTGCGTTTCTGCTCGCTATTGCGCTGGCGATTGTGCGCGTAGGGACGGTGATACCTTTGGCGCTGCTTGGGGCATTACGCGAGCGCCGTCAGCAAGCAATGCCGAATTATCGTCCGTCGGTCAGTGTGCTTATCGCCGCGTATAACGAGCAGAAGGTGATCGGACGCACCATTCAAGCCGTTCTGAACAGTGGATACAGCCCGCTGGAAGTAATCGTTGTGGACGACGGTTCCACCGACGGCACCGCACAGGAGGTGCAGCGGTCGTTCGCATCGCATCCGCAGGTGAGGCTGATATGTCAGCCCAATCAGGGTAAGGCAGCTGCCCTGAACAATGCTATCCAGCACGCTACCGGCGAGATACTGATTGCTCTCGATGCGGACACCATCTTCCTGCCCAGCACGATTCCTAATCTGGTACGGCGATTTGCAGACCCGCGGGTCGGGGCGGTCGCCGGTAATGTAAAGGTAGGCAACCGTATCAATGTGCTGACACGGTGGCAGGCAATAGAGTACATCACCAGTCAGAATCTAGATCGGCGTGCTTATGCACTGCTGAACGCGGTTACGGTGGTGCCGGGGGCAGTGGGGGCATGGAGGCGCGAGGCGGTGCTGCAAGCAGGCGGCTACGAACGCGACACGATGGCAGAGGATATGGACCTCACTTGGCGACTGCGCCGTGCAGGCTGGCGTATCGAGACTGCAAACGACGCCGTCGGGCTGACGGAAGCCCCGGATAATCTGAGAGGCTTGTTCCGCCAACGCTTCCGCTGGGCATATGGCACGCTGCAATGCCTATGGAAGCACCGTGACGCGCTCGGTCACTACGGATGGTTCGGCTGGGTGATGCTGCCCTCCCTATGGCTGTTTCAGGTGCTTTTTCAGGTTCTGTCGCCTCTGGTGGATTTGCAGGTGGCATGGACACTTATCAACGTTGGCGAGGCGTGGCTTACGCGAGGACTATTGCGTCAGGACTGGCAACCTCTGCCCCAGGCGGTTGCCGCGCTCTCGCAAATCGGTTTCCTTTACGCCCTCTTCTTTGCGATAGAGCTGGTGGCAAGCATTGTGGCTTTCCGGCTGGACCGTGAGCGAATGCGATTGCTATGGTGGCTATTCTGGCAGCGGTTTGTCTATCGTCAGCTGATGTACGCGGTGATGGTAAAATCGGTACTCACTGCCCTGCAGGGTGCACGCGCCGGCTGGAGCAAGCTGGAGCGCAAAGGAACCGTGCGCATGTCCGACGGAGTGGAGGAGTCACCATGA
- a CDS encoding protein involved in biosynthesis of mitomycin antibiotics/polyketide fumonisin — MLSEQDVQFFRENGYLPARRLLSDEEVARLRERFYALLEGRSSKKPEAMRNLYGDEERVVIQIVNAWEADEEFYRYLFHPRLTEAVARLMSTDTVRVWHDQIQYKPPFKGGPTIWHQDHPYWPVLQPPDLISAWLALEDADVENGCMHVVPRSHLWGKYDEGTVGIREDDWGPAHDPAFVPEGETVEVVPCPVKAGEVMFHHCLTWHGTPPNRSSRGRPGFAVHFMPGHTRYEPRAGHLIEHRITVKPGEILQGDYFPLVWQNGPVTPPPPPG; from the coding sequence ATGCTGTCCGAACAAGATGTGCAGTTCTTTCGTGAGAATGGCTACCTGCCCGCACGCCGTCTGCTGAGCGACGAGGAGGTAGCCCGCCTGCGCGAGCGGTTCTACGCCCTACTAGAGGGCAGATCGTCCAAAAAGCCAGAAGCCATGCGCAACCTCTACGGCGATGAAGAGCGCGTGGTGATTCAGATAGTCAACGCCTGGGAAGCGGACGAAGAGTTTTACCGCTACCTCTTCCACCCCCGGCTCACCGAGGCGGTTGCCAGACTGATGAGCACCGACACGGTGCGCGTGTGGCACGACCAGATTCAGTACAAACCTCCCTTCAAGGGTGGACCCACTATTTGGCATCAGGACCATCCCTACTGGCCCGTGCTGCAACCGCCCGACTTAATCAGCGCATGGCTTGCGTTAGAAGACGCCGACGTGGAGAATGGCTGTATGCACGTGGTGCCTCGCAGTCACTTGTGGGGCAAGTACGACGAGGGCACCGTAGGCATCCGCGAAGACGACTGGGGACCGGCGCATGACCCCGCTTTTGTCCCCGAGGGTGAAACGGTGGAAGTGGTACCCTGCCCCGTTAAGGCAGGCGAGGTGATGTTCCATCACTGCCTCACCTGGCACGGCACGCCGCCCAACCGCAGCTCGCGAGGGCGTCCGGGTTTCGCGGTACACTTCATGCCTGGGCACACCCGTTACGAACCACGTGCAGGGCACCTGATTGAACACCGAATCACCGTGAAACCGGGTGAGATTCTGCAGGGAGACTACTTCCCGCTGGTGTGGCAAAACGGGCCCGTCACCCCGCCACCGCCGCCGGGGTAG
- a CDS encoding alpha-L-fucosidase yields the protein MPEETSEQREQRLKWFREARFGMFIHWGLYSQLGRHEWVMNRERIPIEEYEKLADTWKPKPYPARWWARLAKLAGMRYMVMTTKHHEGFCLFDTQYTDYNAVKRGPKRDLVAEFVEAARAEGLKVGFYYSLMDWHHPDGARCKHDEAARKRFVEFTHGIVRELMTNYGKIDIMWYDVNWPLTPEEWEAEKMNRMVRELQPHIIINNRSGLPEDFGTPEQHITPEKGGRMWEACMTFNESWGYTPIDTRWKDAWQIVGMLRQVAAGGGNLLLNIGPAPDGSVPEVCEQELLKVGKWLQEYGPSVYDATDPMQQEWMITGAFTRKGQTLYYHCNRWPGSELAIGGLQCKVLRARLMNGPEVAFTQTENRLVLHGLPETPPNPICTVIEMEVDGEPKQVLGAGYVLIENDPWR from the coding sequence ATGCCAGAAGAGACATCCGAACAAAGAGAACAGCGCCTGAAGTGGTTCCGCGAGGCGCGATTCGGCATGTTCATCCACTGGGGACTATACTCGCAGCTGGGCAGGCACGAATGGGTGATGAACCGTGAGCGCATCCCGATTGAGGAGTATGAGAAACTGGCAGACACGTGGAAGCCCAAGCCATACCCCGCCCGCTGGTGGGCGCGATTGGCGAAACTGGCGGGAATGCGCTACATGGTCATGACCACCAAGCACCATGAGGGCTTCTGCCTGTTCGATACCCAGTATACCGATTACAACGCCGTCAAGCGCGGTCCTAAACGCGATCTGGTGGCGGAGTTTGTAGAAGCCGCCCGCGCGGAAGGGCTGAAAGTGGGATTCTATTACTCACTCATGGACTGGCATCACCCCGACGGCGCGCGCTGTAAACACGACGAAGCCGCACGTAAGCGGTTTGTGGAGTTCACTCATGGCATCGTGCGCGAGCTGATGACCAACTACGGCAAGATCGACATCATGTGGTACGATGTGAACTGGCCACTCACCCCTGAAGAGTGGGAAGCGGAGAAGATGAACCGCATGGTGCGCGAACTGCAACCGCACATCATCATCAACAACCGCTCCGGTCTGCCCGAAGACTTTGGTACGCCGGAACAGCACATCACTCCTGAAAAGGGGGGGCGCATGTGGGAGGCGTGTATGACCTTCAACGAAAGCTGGGGCTATACGCCGATAGATACGCGTTGGAAGGACGCCTGGCAAATTGTGGGGATGCTGCGCCAGGTGGCAGCAGGTGGCGGCAACCTGCTGTTGAACATCGGTCCCGCCCCCGATGGCAGTGTGCCCGAAGTGTGCGAGCAGGAGCTGCTGAAGGTGGGTAAGTGGTTGCAGGAGTACGGACCCTCTGTGTACGATGCCACCGACCCGATGCAGCAGGAGTGGATGATTACCGGCGCGTTCACCCGCAAGGGGCAGACGCTGTACTACCACTGCAATCGCTGGCCCGGCAGTGAGCTGGCGATAGGCGGTCTGCAGTGCAAGGTGCTTCGCGCCCGTCTGATGAACGGTCCTGAGGTGGCTTTCACGCAGACGGAAAACCGCCTGGTGCTGCACGGCTTGCCCGAAACTCCACCCAACCCGATATGCACGGTGATTGAGATGGAAGTGGATGGCGAGCCGAAGCAGGTGTTGGGCGCAGGCTACGTGCTGATAGAAAACGACCCGTGGCGGTAA